Proteins from one Candidatus Binatia bacterium genomic window:
- a CDS encoding outer membrane lipoprotein carrier protein LolA: protein MRAKSKLKRRALAAAMSLLTCTAPVYSFAAEEGKNEDQIVDALQKSYDSAADFTADFRQETELKTINRTLKAWGKVYFKRPGKMLWRYEEPKDQWVLADGQNIYFYQPDQGQVLKSPLKSAFRSDVPLTFLLGIGNLKRDFKVTAKGEEGGLYVLQLGPKDGSKGVDEVVLGVDRQTFAIGWARIRDPAGNLTTVRFSNMRRGVGLNDAVFKLQVPKGVDVVDMGAR, encoded by the coding sequence ATGCGCGCAAAATCGAAACTTAAACGGAGAGCACTGGCCGCCGCGATGTCGCTTCTGACGTGTACGGCACCCGTTTACAGCTTCGCCGCGGAAGAAGGCAAAAACGAAGACCAGATCGTCGATGCGCTGCAAAAGAGCTACGATTCAGCGGCCGACTTCACGGCCGATTTTCGCCAGGAGACGGAGCTCAAGACGATCAACCGCACTCTGAAGGCCTGGGGGAAGGTTTATTTCAAACGTCCGGGAAAGATGCTCTGGCGCTACGAAGAGCCCAAGGACCAATGGGTTCTCGCCGACGGTCAGAACATATACTTTTATCAGCCGGACCAGGGACAGGTCCTGAAAAGCCCGCTGAAGAGCGCATTCCGCTCGGATGTTCCCCTCACGTTCCTGCTCGGCATCGGCAACCTCAAACGGGATTTCAAGGTGACCGCCAAAGGCGAGGAGGGTGGACTGTACGTTTTGCAGCTCGGTCCCAAAGACGGGTCGAAGGGCGTGGACGAGGTCGTGCTCGGCGTCGACCGCCAGACTTTTGCGATCGGTTGGGCGCGCATCCGCGATCCGGCGGGAAATTTGACCACGGTCCGCTTTTCCAACATGCGCCGGGGCGTGGGACTCAACGACGCGGTCTTCAAGCTTCAAGTTCCGAAGGGCGTCGACGTCGTCGATATGGGGGCAAGATAG